Part of the Actinomycetota bacterium genome is shown below.
TGGAGGACTAGCATCAGGCCGATGCCGAGCGCTTTTCCTACGAGGAGCTCTGTCCTGCGAATAGGACGGACGAGCACCCCATGGAGCAAGCCCGTATCGAGATCACTCGAGATTGCCGCCACGGAAGCGAACACCGCCGTCAGGCCGACGATGAGGCTTGCCGGAAACAGACCCACATACAGCAACTGAGCCGCGAGCACGTTTTCCATGAGGGCATCGGTAGCAGCGTGGCCGCTGACTGCCGTATCCTGTGACGCGAAGTGCAGCGCTAGTCCGTACAGCGCAAGGTACCCAGCGGACATCACGACCGCGGCGATGATCATCTTGCGTTGCCACGCCTCCCGAAAGGTGAGCCCGGCGACGACCGCAATCCGTCGCGCCGATCCGGCGATCCCGTCGGCGGTCACTGATGCTTTGCGCGGAGACGCTGATGTGACGCTACTCCCGCCGTGCATTTTGCGCCTCCTTTACTGCATCGAGGAACAGTGCTTCGAGGGTCCGTCTCCGCCTGACCACACCAGTTACCCGTGCTCCTTCCGAGACCAAGCGCTCCACCAGCCCTGGGATGCGACTCTCATCCGGAAGACCGGCCACGAGGCGGAGCGGCTCGTCGACAAGGACGCTGGCCTCCAGGGGACGCAGCCTCAAAGCCGCACCCGCGAACGGCTCGGCGAGGGTGATCTCCACCTCACACGGTCCGGACAGCAACGCCGAGAGCGGTCCGGACTCGATCACCCTCCCGTGATCGATCACCGCCACCTCGTCGCAGACGGATTCGACTTCAGTGAGCAGATGACTGTTGAGGAAGACCGTCACGCCACGCTCGCGCGCGGATAAGAGTATCTCTCTCACCTCGTACCGGCCAAGAGGGTCGAGCGCGGACGTCGGCTCGTCAAGGATGACCAGGTCTGGATCGGCCAACAGCGCGCACGCGAGTCCAAGGCGTTGCGTCATGCCTTTACTGAAGGAGCGGATCTTGCCGCTGTCCTGGGATTTGAGGCCCACCAGATTGAGCACACGCTTGGAGCTCTCGGCAATCGCCCCCGACTCCATCCCGGCAAGACGGCCGTGTAGCCTGAGTAGCTCAGAGGCGGTCAGCCAATCCTGGTAGCGGAAGACCTCGGGCAGAAACCCGATGCCGGTCCTCGCGCCCAGGTCGCCTAGCGGTCTCCCTAGTACCTCGGCGCGGCCGCTGGTCGGTGCGATCAGGCCGACCATCATTTTCACGAATGTGCTCTTTCCGGCCCCGTTCGGACCGAGGAACCCGAAGATGTGCCCCCTGCGAACTCGGAGGCACACCTCCT
Proteins encoded:
- a CDS encoding ABC transporter permease subunit — its product is MHGGSSVTSASPRKASVTADGIAGSARRIAVVAGLTFREAWQRKMIIAAVVMSAGYLALYGLALHFASQDTAVSGHAATDALMENVLAAQLLYVGLFPASLIVGLTAVFASVAAISSDLDTGLLHGVLVRPIRRTELLVGKALGIGLMLVLHNLAFMSALIGLARWLIGAPVANVPTAMALLTLSPLALLGLAMLGTTRLPTLANGVLCATAYGISFVGGFIEQIGSAIENETMVNLGIISSLLLPADAMYRKAIEYLLPGGLLLLGGGGGSILTPAESPSVWM
- a CDS encoding ABC transporter ATP-binding protein; its protein translation is MTATSLVIDADGLTKHYGRKVGCEEVCLRVRRGHIFGFLGPNGAGKSTFVKMMVGLIAPTSGRAEVLGRPLGDLGARTGIGFLPEVFRYQDWLTASELLRLHGRLAGMESGAIAESSKRVLNLVGLKSQDSGKIRSFSKGMTQRLGLACALLADPDLVILDEPTSALDPLGRYEVREILLSARERGVTVFLNSHLLTEVESVCDEVAVIDHGRVIESGPLSALLSGPCEVEITLAEPFAGAALRLRPLEASVLVDEPLRLVAGLPDESRIPGLVERLVSEGARVTGVVRRRRTLEALFLDAVKEAQNARRE